The Paenibacillus sp. FSL W8-0426 region CCGGGCATTCCTCGGAGAACGCGAGGAAACGGGCGCCGAGGGCAAAACATGGCTGTTCTACGGCGACCAGCATTTTGCAACGGACTTCCTGTACCAGACGGAATGGCAGCGCTGGTTGAAGGATGGCGTGCTGTCACGCATGGACGTAGCCTTCTCGCGTGATACCGAGCAGAAGGTATACGTGCAGCACCGGATGTTGGAACACAGCAAGGAATTGTATCAATGGCTGTTGGAAGGCGCTCATGTGTACGTGTGCGGCGACGAGAAAAGAATGGCCCATGACGTCCATCATGCCCTGGCGACCATCATTCAGCAGGAGGGCGGTTTGACGGAAGAAGAGGCTTCGGAGTACCTGACACGTTTGCAGCAAGAAAAACGTTATCAGCGGGACGTGTATTAATCCGCAGTGCAGTTTGACGGAAACGGATCCCGAAGTAGCGAGAGGAGAAAGCGGTATGGCTTATAACAATTTACTCAACCCGCAGCGCCAAAACAGCGATGTGGAAGACATAAAGATCAAGAGCAACTATTTGCGCGGAAGTTTGACCGAAACGCTGGCAGACCGGATCACCGGCTCCATTCCCGAAGACGACAACCGTTTGATGAAACACCACGGCAGCTACATGCAGGACGATCGCGATCTGCGCAACGAACGAAACAAATCCAAACTGGAGCCTGCGTACCAGTTCATGCTGCGCGTGCGAGCGTCGGGCGGTATCGTAACGCCTGAGCAATGGCTTATGATGGACCGGGTTTCCCAAAAGTACGGGAACGGCACGATTCGGTTGACGACGCGTCAATCCTTTCAGCTGCACGGCGTGCTGAAATGGAATTTGAAGCCCACGATTCGTGAAGTGAACGACGCCCTGCTCAGCACGTTGGCTGCATGCGGCGACGTCAACCGCAACGTTATGTGCAATCCGAATCCAAACCAATCCGACGTTCATGCCGAAGTGTATGAATGGGCTTGCCAGGTGAGCAACCATCTCGATCCGCGTACGCGGGCTTACCACGAGCTCTGGCTGGACGGCGAGAAAATCATCGATTCGCGCGACAATGACGAGGAGGTTGAACCGATCTACGGCAAAGTTTACCTGCCGCGCAAATTCAAGATCGGCATTGCCGTGCCGCCGTCCAATGACGTGGACGTTTTTTCCCAGGATTTAGGTTTTATCGCCATCGTGGAGAACGGCAAACTGCAGGGCTTCAATGTGGCAGTCGGCGGCGGCATGGGCATGACCCACGGCGATTCCAAAACGTATCCGCAAGTGTCGAAGGTGATCGGCTTCATCACGCCGGAGAAAATGATCGACGTGGCGGAGAAAACGGTCACGATCCAGCGGGATTACGGCGACCGTGCGGTGCGCAAGCATGCACGCTTCAAATATACGATCGACGATCGTGGCCTCGCTTGGTTCGTGGAGGAATTGCATAACCGTCTTGGCTGGGAACTGGAGCCTGCGCGCGAATTCCATTTCGAGCATAACGGTGACCGTTACGGCTGGGTTAAAGGAAGCAATGGCCGCTGGCATTACACCCTGTTCATCCAAAACGGCCGCGTCAAAGATTTTGAAGGTTACCCGCTGATGACGGGATTGCGGGAAATTGCCAAAGTCCATACCGGCGATTTCCGTCTGACCGCGAATCAGAACTTGATCATTGGCAATATCTCGAGCCAAAAGAAAAAAAAGATCGAAGCGTTGATGGAGCAGTACAACTTGACGGATGGAGCGCATTACTCCGCTTTGCGCCGCAGCTCGATGGCTTGCGTGGCCCTTCCGACATGCGGTCTGGCTATGGCGGAGTCCGAGCGCTACTTGCCATCCCTGATCGACAAGCTGGAGCCTGTGCTGGACGAAGCAGGCCTCAGAGACGAAGAGATCGTCATTCGCATGACGGGCTGCCCGAACGGCTGTGCACGCCCGATGTTGGCCGAGATTGCCTTTATCGGGAAAGCTCCGGGCAAATACAATCTGTATCTGGGCGGCAGTTTTACCGGACATCGACTCAATAAGCTTTATAAAGAAAACATCGGCGAAAAAGAGATTCTGGATACGTTGACGCCGATCATCCATCGATATGCGAAGGAACGCAGCGAAGGCGAGCATTTCGGCGACTTTGTCATCCGTTCCGGCTATGTGCCCGAGGTATTGGACGGACAGCAGTTCCATGCCTGATAAAACGTGAATATTAGCCAAGAGAGAATGAGCACTTCCCGAGGGGAGTGCTTTTTGGCGTGTATGTTTTCGTTTCATTCGACCTGAACGGGGTAAGAAGAAAGGAGCAGCTATTATAGACCGCAAAAACGTAGGCACGTAAAACGGAGACGCAGAACCAACTCCGAAGAAGCAAAACGTTCGCTTAAAAGCTTTCAGAGAGAAAGCTGCATCGGAGACATAGGCGTTATCCCCGGATTTTCCCCTTGAAAAGGGGTTCGAAAACATCCGGGGATACAGTAGTGCTGGAAGATGGTGCTGCACTCGCAGTGGCCTATTGTGATTGATTTGTGCGGCTTTAATAAATGATCCCCCGGGACAGGAGATGATGAACATGAAAATCATGCAGGACAAAATCGCGATCATTACGGGAGCAGCATCCGGAATCGGCAAGGCTGGTGCCATCCGTCTGGCCCGGGAAGGGGCAAAGGTCAGCCTGATCGACCGAAATGCCGAGCGGCTCGAGGAAACGGTATCCGAACTGAACGAAATGGGTGCCGAGGCGCTCCATTACGCGATAGACATCCGTGATGAGGATCAGTTAAAGGAAGCCATCGGGCATACAGCCGATCGTTGGGGAGGACGGATCGACACAGTGTTTGCCAATGCGGGCATTCTTGGAACCGTTTCGCCGATCGAGCATTTTCCACCCGGCGAGTTCGAGCGCACGTTGAAAAACAATTTGCTCGGCACGGTGGAGACGGTCAAACATGCCATCCCTTATATGAAAGAACACGGAGGAACGATTACCGTCACCAGTTCCGTCAGCGGCAACCGCCAATTTGCCCAAGCCGGGTTCTCGGCTTACAGCACGTCCAAGGCAGCCATCTCGGCGTTTGCTAAAATGGCCGCGCTCGAGCTTTCCCAATACGGCATTCGCGTCAACGCAATCTGCCCCGGCATGATCGACACGAACATTTTCGAGTCGAAGGAGCAGGAGGAGCATACGTCTGAGATTCGCTTTCCGTTCAACATTCCCGATTACGGCATTCCGCTGACGCGCAAACCCGGCAAACCGGAGGACGTGGCCGGATTGCTGCTGTATCTTGCCTCAGACGAAGCGAGGCACATTACCGGGACCGAGGTATATATCGACGGAGCGGAGGCGCTTATTAAAGGATAGCGGAGAATGTTACCGTTCACGGGTCCGCACAGTCCGCACAGAGAACGGTTTACCGGTCAATCTTTTCCCCTCAGAAACTTGTTGAAGCCCTCTTAACAAGATATAATGACAGAGTAGAATGCAGATTACATGTTGAAAGTGAGCGGAAAAGATATGGGGCGCAAGTGGAATAATATCAAGGAAAAGAAAGCTTCAAAAGATGCCAACACGAGCCGGGTGTATGCCAAATTTGGCGTTGAGATTTACGTGGCTGCCAAGAAGGGCGAGCCGGACCCGGAAGCCAATCGCGCGTTGAAAGTGGTTCTGGAACGGGCCAAAACATATAATGTGCCAAAAGCGATCATTGACCGCGCCATGGAAAAAGCCAAAGGCAGCGGGGACGAAAACTATGAAGAACTCCGTTACGAAGGCTTCGGACCCAACGGAGCGATGGTCATCGTTGACGCGCTGACGAACAACGTAAACCGTACAGCGCCTGAAGTGCGCTCCGCGTTCAACAAAAACGGCGGCAACATGGGCGTCAGCGGTTCTGTTGCCTACATGTTCGATCCGACGGCGGTCATCGGCGTGGAAGGCAAAACCTCCGAGGAAGTGCTCGAAATAATGCTCGAAGCGGACGTTGACGTGCGTGACATCGTGGAGGAAGACGAAGCGGTGATCGTATATGCCGATCCGGACCAATTCCATGCGGTGCAGGAAGCGTTCAAAGCAGCGGGCGTGACCGAATTCACGGTCGCCGAGCTGACGATGCTGGCGCAAAACTATGTGCAGCTGCCTGAGGATGCGCAAGTGCAATTCGAGAAGCTGATCGATGCGCTGGAAGACCTTGAGGACGTGCAGCAGGTGTACCACAACGTAGAATTCGAAGATTAAGGCGTATCCTAGCCATTTCTCTAGGCATGAGACGGAAATTTGTTCTTAAAACCGCCAATTGTTTCAATAAGTGAGGATGTACATGTCTTTGCTTGGTGGATTTTTATGATGATGTACGTTTTGGTGTCCGAGTTATGAGGATGGTGTAACTCTAAACTCACTTTTTGTATGGGATATCTATTACAAAAAGTGAGTTTTTATGTTGTTCGCTCTATGTGCTGATGAATCAGCTTGAAAACAGCCCTCTGCCAATTACATTTGCTGATACTGGTTGAATCCCGAGTTCTCTTGCCCATATGGATAGTTGACCCATATGATGAATTTCGTGAGCAATGACATGGCGTAGTATTTCACCTTTGGTATAACGTCCTTCAGTCCATGGAACTATAACCGTTTCGTATTCGAAATTATCTGACCAAGTATCCAGAAATGCCTTTGTTTCTTGCATCCAACAATGAGAAAGTTCTTTTACTTGTTCCAGTGACTTGCAGCTCTCAAATTGGACTTGGAGATCAGGTTGACCTTGTATTCCACGAATCCAGCTATATTCCACATCTGAGATATGGAAAAGGGTATAAAGAATGCTGCCTGGCCCACCAATTCGATGACGAAGCAATTCTTCATTTGAGAGTAGCGTACATCGCTCAAACCATTCATTTCTTACCATCCAGTTATAATTAAATAACCTTATCAACATACTCGCCCCCTTAACAGCATTCAGCATGGAACATCTTATCACATTCTCTTATTGAAGCCTTCCTTCATGCATTCGAAAAATCGTATATTTCCTTAATTTGATTTTCGGGAGAAGATATAGTCTTAAGCGAATGTTCTTGAGGATTATGTAAACAAAGACTGTCTGTTGAATCGGAACAGACAGTCTTTTTGCGTGCGGCTCTATGCCTGATTGCACATGATAGAACCACTCTTCTTACGCCACAACCGAAGGAAACGGGCAATCTTTCGGGTTGCGGCGTTTTCGGTTACTGTCCCTCGCGGCTAGGCGCCACCGCATTTGGTTTCTCGCTCTTGCCACCGAGCTTGAACAACAGAATACCTGCGACGATGACCAGTACCCCGACAAGCTGATTCCAGGAGAAGGGGATCTTATCCAGGCCAAGCCAGCCCATGGAGTCGAACAGCAGCGCAAAGCTCAGCTGGGACGTCAACACAATGGAAATGGCGTAGGTAGGTCCAAGCAGCTTAAGCGCCTGCATGAGGCAGAACACAACGCCGACGCCGATCGCTCCGCTAAAGCAGTACCATGGCTTCATATGTTGGATGCTGAACGTATCTTTTCCTTCCACCAATAGGGAGATGGCAAACGAGGCGAGAAAACCGGTGAACAGCACCAATGCGGTAGATGACCAGGGACCCGTTCTTTCGTTGACCTTGCTGTTGAAAATGGTTTGCAGGCTGACAAGCGCTCCAGCGAGCGCTGCCAGCAAAATTCCGGTGATGACCATTGCATTAACTCCTGTCATATATATTGTGCCCTGCTAAGGCTCGCAATCCGTCCTGATCCTTGACCAGCAACAAGCCCTGTTTTCGTTCGATGAGGCCGTCTGCACACAGTTTCTGAATAACCCGATTCAGATGGCGGTAACTTGTGCCGATCAGATGGGCAATGTCCGTCATATTGAAGGCATCCAGCTCTTCGTGGACGATGTTGCCGGCTTCCTCGGTCGAGATGGATAACAGATAACTGGCCAG contains the following coding sequences:
- the cysI gene encoding assimilatory sulfite reductase (NADPH) hemoprotein subunit → MAYNNLLNPQRQNSDVEDIKIKSNYLRGSLTETLADRITGSIPEDDNRLMKHHGSYMQDDRDLRNERNKSKLEPAYQFMLRVRASGGIVTPEQWLMMDRVSQKYGNGTIRLTTRQSFQLHGVLKWNLKPTIREVNDALLSTLAACGDVNRNVMCNPNPNQSDVHAEVYEWACQVSNHLDPRTRAYHELWLDGEKIIDSRDNDEEVEPIYGKVYLPRKFKIGIAVPPSNDVDVFSQDLGFIAIVENGKLQGFNVAVGGGMGMTHGDSKTYPQVSKVIGFITPEKMIDVAEKTVTIQRDYGDRAVRKHARFKYTIDDRGLAWFVEELHNRLGWELEPAREFHFEHNGDRYGWVKGSNGRWHYTLFIQNGRVKDFEGYPLMTGLREIAKVHTGDFRLTANQNLIIGNISSQKKKKIEALMEQYNLTDGAHYSALRRSSMACVALPTCGLAMAESERYLPSLIDKLEPVLDEAGLRDEEIVIRMTGCPNGCARPMLAEIAFIGKAPGKYNLYLGGSFTGHRLNKLYKENIGEKEILDTLTPIIHRYAKERSEGEHFGDFVIRSGYVPEVLDGQQFHA
- a CDS encoding DinB family protein — protein: MIRLFNYNWMVRNEWFERCTLLSNEELLRHRIGGPGSILYTLFHISDVEYSWIRGIQGQPDLQVQFESCKSLEQVKELSHCWMQETKAFLDTWSDNFEYETVIVPWTEGRYTKGEILRHVIAHEIHHMGQLSIWARELGIQPVSANVIGRGLFSS
- a CDS encoding DMT family transporter, with translation MVITGILLAALAGALVSLQTIFNSKVNERTGPWSSTALVLFTGFLASFAISLLVEGKDTFSIQHMKPWYCFSGAIGVGVVFCLMQALKLLGPTYAISIVLTSQLSFALLFDSMGWLGLDKIPFSWNQLVGVLVIVAGILLFKLGGKSEKPNAVAPSREGQ
- a CDS encoding YebC/PmpR family DNA-binding transcriptional regulator yields the protein MGRKWNNIKEKKASKDANTSRVYAKFGVEIYVAAKKGEPDPEANRALKVVLERAKTYNVPKAIIDRAMEKAKGSGDENYEELRYEGFGPNGAMVIVDALTNNVNRTAPEVRSAFNKNGGNMGVSGSVAYMFDPTAVIGVEGKTSEEVLEIMLEADVDVRDIVEEDEAVIVYADPDQFHAVQEAFKAAGVTEFTVAELTMLAQNYVQLPEDAQVQFEKLIDALEDLEDVQQVYHNVEFED
- a CDS encoding SDR family NAD(P)-dependent oxidoreductase, yielding MKIMQDKIAIITGAASGIGKAGAIRLAREGAKVSLIDRNAERLEETVSELNEMGAEALHYAIDIRDEDQLKEAIGHTADRWGGRIDTVFANAGILGTVSPIEHFPPGEFERTLKNNLLGTVETVKHAIPYMKEHGGTITVTSSVSGNRQFAQAGFSAYSTSKAAISAFAKMAALELSQYGIRVNAICPGMIDTNIFESKEQEEHTSEIRFPFNIPDYGIPLTRKPGKPEDVAGLLLYLASDEARHITGTEVYIDGAEALIKG